In a single window of the Arachis hypogaea cultivar Tifrunner chromosome 6, arahy.Tifrunner.gnm2.J5K5, whole genome shotgun sequence genome:
- the LOC112695492 gene encoding phosphoglycerate mutase-like protein AT74 translates to MHQHKVLPKRIILVRHGESHGNLDTAAYTTTPDHKIDLTPTGIAQAQNAGACIRAAIASDSSSPNWRLYFYVSPYARARSTLRELGRSFSRTRVIGVREECRIREQDFGNFQERERMDSIMETRLRYGRFYYRFPEGESAADVFDRVSSFLESLWRDIDMNRLNQDLSHDLNLIIVTHGLASRVFLMRWFKWTVEQFELLNNPANCEIRIMQLGAGGEYSLAVHHTEEELLQWGLSLEMIADQKWRAQANKGAWNDQVPVCLNAFFDNLPDSDDDNVNLNEIKNSPMNKKKMKRKEIR, encoded by the exons ATGCATCAACACAAGGTGCTTCCGAAGAGAATAATACTGGTGCGCCACGGCGAGTCGCACGGTAACCTCGACACGGCGGCGTACACCACCACTCCCGACCACAAGATCGATCTAACGCCCACCGGAATCGCTCAAGCGCAGAATGCCGGGGCATGCATCCGTGCTGCCATTGCCTCCGACTCATCCTCCCCGAACTGGCGCCTGTACTTCTACGTGTCGCCCTACGCGCGCGCCAGATCCACGCTCCGGGAGTTAGGTCGCTCGTTCTCGAGGACGCGCGTGATAGGCGTGAGGGAAGAATGCCGCATTCGGGAGCAGGACTTCGGGAACTTCCAGGAGCGTGAGCGCATGGATTCTATCATGGAGACTCGGTTACGATACGGCAGATTCTACTACCGCTTCCCTGAGGGCGAGTCCGCCGCCGATGTCTTCGATCGCGTTTCCA GTTTCCTTGAATCTCTGTGGAGGGACATTGACATGAATAGGCTCAATCAAGACCTTTCCCATGATCTAAACCTGATAATTGTCACACATGGGCTAGCATCCCGTGTTTTCCTCATGAGGTGGTTCAAGTGGACGGTTGAACAGTTTGAGCTTCTGAACAATCCTGCAAACTGTGAGATCCGCATCATGCAGTTGGGTGCTGGTGGAGAATACAGCTTGGCAGTCCATCATACGGAGGAAGAACTGCTTCAATGGGGGCTCTCTCTTGAAATGATAGCTGATCAGAAATGGCGAGCCCAGGCAAACAAGGGTGCCTGGAATGATCAGGTTCCCGTGTGTCTTAATGCATTTTTTGATAACCTTCCTGATTCTGATGATGACAATGTAAACCTAAATGAG ATTAAAAATTCCCCAATgaacaagaagaaaatgaagaggaaGGAGATAAGATGA
- the LOC112695494 gene encoding glutathione synthetase, chloroplastic: MGVSLCFTTSATYTLPSFSSSYNRSPSLSQTLFFPFCPKPLFSLNLMSKSKCGNVDDHTLTSSLFDYHRFDHQLLQSIAYDSLVWASLHGLLVGHKSIQNSGTVPGVGLVHAPFALLPNPFPEIHWKQACHLAPLFNELVDRVSLDGKFLQESLSRTKKVDEFTSRLLDIHSKMLEINKKEDIRLGLHRSDYMLDEQTNSLLQIELNTISSSFAGLSSLVSKLHRNTLSHYGKLLELDSERVPANNSVNLFVEALAKAWSEYNNPRAVIMFIVQAVERNMYDQHFLSVYLRERHHITTIRKTLAEVDQEGELLPDGTLAVGGQAIAVIYFRAGYTPADFPSESEWRARLLMEQSSAIKCPSISYHLVGTKKIQQELAKPNVLERFLENKDDIAKLRECFAGLWSLDDSDIARKAIERPELYVMKPQREGGGNNIYGDAVRETLQKLQKAGSQEDAAYILMQRIFPTTSAAILMRDGCWHKDHAISELGIYGTYLRNKDKVIMNNQSGYLMRTKVSSSDEGGVAAGFAVLDSVYLT; encoded by the exons ATGGGTGTGAGCTTATGCTTCACCACTTCCGCCACTTACACTCTTCCTTCATTCTCCTCCTCCTACAACAGATCACCATCGCTTTCCCAAACCCTGTTTTTCCCGTTTTGCCCCAAGCCCCTCTTCTCCCTCAACCTCATGTCCAAGTCCAAGTGTGGCAACGTTGATGACCACACGCTCACGTCATCACTCTTCGATTACCATCGCTTCGATCATCAACTGCTCCAATCCATCGCTTACGATTCTCTTGTTTGGGCCTCACTTCACGGCCTCCTCGTTGGCCACAAATCCATCCAG AATTCCGGAACTGTCCCTGGTGTTGGCTTGGTTCATGCGCCCTTTGCATTGTTGCCGAATCCATTCCCTGAGATTCATTGGAAGCAAGCGTGTCACTTAGCCCCTTTGTTCAATGAACTTGTTGATCGAGTTAGTTTGGACGGAAAATTTCTCCAAGAATCTCTCTCCAG AACTAAGAAGGTTGATGAATTTACCTCCAGACTTTTAGATATTCATTCCAAGATGCTAGAGATTAACAAGAAAGag GATATACGATTGGGATTACATCGTTCAGACTATATGCTTGATGAACAGACTAACTCACTTCTACAAATAGAGCTCAACACTATTTCCTCTTCTTTTGCTGGTCTTAGCAGCCTTGTGTCCAAACTTCATAG GAACACACTAAGTCACTATGGAAAATTGCTTGAACTAGATTCTGAAAGGGTTCCTGCCAATAATTCTGTCAACCTGTTTGTAGAGGCATTAGCTAAAGCTTGGAGTGAGTATAATAACCCCAG GGCTGTGATTATGTTTATAGTTCAGGCTGTGGAACGAAACATGTATGACCAACATTTTCTCTCTGTATATCTAAGAGAAAG GCATCACATTACAACCATACGAAAAACATTGGCAGAAGTTGATCAAGAAGGAGAACTACTACCGGATGGAACACTTGCTGT GGGTGGACAAGCAATTGCTGTCATTTACTTCAGGGCTGGCTATACACCAGCTGACTTTCCTTCAGAATCA GAATGGAGAGCTAGGCTATTGATGGAACAATCTTCTGCCATCAAATGCCCTTCAATTTCTTATCATTTGGTTGGTACCAAGAAGATTCAGCAGGAACTTGCAAAACCCAATGTTCTTGAGAG GTTCCTTGAAAACAAAGATGATATTGCCAAACTGCGTGAATGCTTTGCGGGATTGTGGAGTTTGGATGACTCAGATATTGCAAGAAAAGCAATTGAAAGGCCAGAACTATATGTGATGAAGCCCCAAAGAGAAGGAGGAG GAAACAACATTTATGGTGATGCTGTGAGGGAAACCCTCCAAAAATTACAGAAAGCAGGTTCTCAAGAAGATGCAGCTTACATTCTTATGCAGAGAATATTTCCAACTACTAGTGCAGCAATTTTGATGCGTGACGGTTGTTGGCATAAGGATCATGCCATTTCCGAACTCGGGATATATGGTACTTATTTAAG GAATAAGGATAAGGTCATCATGAACAACCAAAGTGGGTATTTGATGCGTACAAAAGTATCGTCATCAGATGAAGGTGGAGTTGCAGCTGGTTTTGCAGTATTAGATAGTGTATACCTCACTTGA